Part of the Paenibacillus sp. JNUCC32 genome is shown below.
GTTTTTGACGAGTGGGTCCGTATGGGAGCACCCGAAATCTTGACGGAGGAGGAACTCGCGTATCTTCGCGGAAGAAGCGGCCCTGTCATCCGAATAGAGACAATAGAGGATCAGGGTTGGTATAAAGAGATCGTTCTTCCACCGCATGGTGTCCTTTTGCTCACCTTAGAGAAACAGTTTTAAACACTAAAGGCTTCAAGAACACCACCGCTCTATAAGAGAGGGGTGTTTTTTGCTGTCCGATCCTGGCGGCTTAGATTTGTTGGCTCCAAAAACGAGAAATAAACAAAAAACGACCATAGACGAGGCAATATACAACGAGTAAGCGTTAACAATGAAATCTATACTATAGCTATGTCCACAACAGAAACACAGGAGGGAATAAACAGATGAAGCGTTTCATGAAATGGATGACGGAATCCTTTGCGCCAAGATTGGATGCGATTACAAATAACATTTGGATAGCATCGATTCAAGAAGCCATTATGGTTGCCATCCCAATGATCTTTATTGGTTCCATTATTACTTTGATTTCAATTTTGCAAGACTTCATTCCTGGAATGCCGGATTTAACGCCAATTACGACATTCAGCTTCGGTCTTCTCGGTTTGTTTATTGCATTCTTAACGCCGTATACGGTCATGGAGAAGAAGGAGAGACATAAAATCAAGCTGCTGGCGGGAATGACCGGCATATCCTTATTCCTCATGCTGCTTAATCCCGTCGTAAACGAGGACGGTACCGTTCAGTTCGTTCTGGAGCGTTTCGGTCCTGCGGGTATGGTAACGGCACTCATTGTAGGCGTCTTCATTGCCGTCATCATGAATGTCTGCGCTAAGTTCTCTTTTTTTAAAAAAGGGTCTTCCATGCCAGAGTTTATTATGGATTGGTTTGACTTCCTGGTACCGATTGCCGTGATCATGGGCATCGGCTGGGTTCTTGTATATCAGCTCCACTTTGATATCTTTGGACTGATTGTGAGCGTGTTTGAGCCTATTAATGCTATGGGGCAAAGCCTGATTGGGTTTGTTCTGTTCAACTTTATTGGAGTTGTATTGTATTCCTTCGGAGTCAGCCCATGGGTTCTGATGCCCATCTGGTATGCCATATGGATTCCGGCGATTGAGGAAAATGCCGCATTGGTGGCGCAGGGGCTGGATCCCGTCAACATTAATACCTTTGAAACATTCTTCTCCGGATGGCTTGGAATCGGAGGGATGGGCGCAACCTTGCCGCTTGTGATATGGTTCCTGTTTGCCAGATCCAAGAAGCTGAAAACCATTGGTAAAGCCACTTTGATTCCTTCTCTATTTAATATTAACGAGCCTGTTGTGTATGGAGCGCCGGTTGCTTTTAATCCGCTGTTGATGGTGCCTATGTGGATCAATGGTCTTATTACACCCATCATCGTCTACCTAGCTCTTGATATGGGGTTTGCACAAATTCCGAGTAAAATCTTCCAGCTGTGGTATACGCCGATCGGTGTGTCGACTTATCTCATGTCCGGATTCAATGGACTTATTCTGCTCGCCGTTGTCTTACTGATTGTGTTTGCCGTATGGTTTCCGTTTTTTAAACTGTACGATGCGCAGGAATTGAAGAAAGAGCGGGAGTACCAAGAAGAAGCTTGATATGAAAGGGTGGATACAAATGAATGCATCGATTAACGAATGGATAAAGGAAATGACACTTACTGAAAAAGCATCCCTCTGCGCGGGATTAAACATGTGGATGACCAAGGGGATCGAGAGACTCAACATTCCGCCGGTTCATATGTATGACGGAACGAATGGGATCCGCAAAACGAACAGTGACGATGAAATGGGGATTACGACTGAGAATGTTCCGGCAACATGTTATCCCACGGGCTCAGCTATCGGTTCTT
Proteins encoded:
- a CDS encoding PTS sugar transporter subunit IIC yields the protein MKRFMKWMTESFAPRLDAITNNIWIASIQEAIMVAIPMIFIGSIITLISILQDFIPGMPDLTPITTFSFGLLGLFIAFLTPYTVMEKKERHKIKLLAGMTGISLFLMLLNPVVNEDGTVQFVLERFGPAGMVTALIVGVFIAVIMNVCAKFSFFKKGSSMPEFIMDWFDFLVPIAVIMGIGWVLVYQLHFDIFGLIVSVFEPINAMGQSLIGFVLFNFIGVVLYSFGVSPWVLMPIWYAIWIPAIEENAALVAQGLDPVNINTFETFFSGWLGIGGMGATLPLVIWFLFARSKKLKTIGKATLIPSLFNINEPVVYGAPVAFNPLLMVPMWINGLITPIIVYLALDMGFAQIPSKIFQLWYTPIGVSTYLMSGFNGLILLAVVLLIVFAVWFPFFKLYDAQELKKEREYQEEA